Proteins found in one Saccharopolyspora phatthalungensis genomic segment:
- the ligD gene encoding non-homologous end-joining DNA ligase, with amino-acid sequence MNDERLAKYREMRDFTRTAEPSGNGAARSTGDRFVVQRHRARRRHYDLRLELDGVLLSWAVPKGPTLDPTARRMAVQVEDHPLEYADFEGTIPTGEYGGGDVIVWDRGTWDSVDADPAAAIEAGTLHFDLHGEKLAGRFVLVRRGERQWLLLHKKDEHAIPGWDPEDHPRSVKSGRTNEEVAAAPEAMWRSDLPPAEAEIPLRANKSGNAQRRWDPPTEDELAALDELGGKGRWRLDGRNLALTNLDKVLFPARDDEAPVTKRDLIRYHALIAPVMLPYLADRPLNSHRFPNGVDQPGFWHKEVPSHAPDWLRRWRYEDADSDDTQWYLIPDSVPALAWLANYAALELHAWTSRASDVEHPTWALFDIDPGSNTSFEEVLVLARLHRTAMEHLGVTARPKVTGQRGIQIWVPVEPRYTYAETRAWVEKVSKAVGSTVPELVSWAWTRSDRRGLARLDYTQNVINKTLVAPYSARPRPGAPVSVPLEWDELDNPDLAPDRWTIRTVLDRIATVGDPFAALLDVEQRLPPV; translated from the coding sequence GTGAACGACGAGCGCCTGGCGAAGTACCGGGAGATGCGCGACTTCACCCGCACCGCGGAACCGAGCGGCAACGGTGCGGCGCGCTCGACCGGTGACCGGTTCGTCGTGCAGCGGCATCGGGCCCGGCGCCGGCACTACGACCTGCGCCTGGAACTCGACGGCGTGCTGCTGAGCTGGGCCGTGCCCAAGGGGCCGACGCTGGACCCGACGGCGCGGCGGATGGCCGTGCAGGTCGAGGACCACCCCCTGGAGTACGCCGACTTCGAAGGCACCATCCCGACCGGCGAATACGGCGGCGGCGACGTCATCGTGTGGGACCGGGGCACCTGGGATTCCGTGGACGCCGATCCGGCCGCCGCGATCGAGGCCGGGACGCTGCACTTCGACCTGCACGGCGAAAAGCTGGCGGGCCGGTTCGTGCTGGTGCGACGCGGCGAGCGGCAGTGGCTGCTGCTGCACAAGAAGGACGAGCACGCCATACCTGGCTGGGATCCGGAGGATCATCCGCGGTCGGTGAAGAGCGGCCGCACCAACGAGGAGGTCGCCGCCGCACCGGAAGCGATGTGGCGCAGCGACCTCCCTCCGGCGGAGGCCGAAATCCCGTTGCGCGCCAACAAGTCCGGCAACGCGCAGCGACGCTGGGATCCGCCCACCGAGGACGAGCTGGCGGCGCTCGACGAACTCGGCGGCAAGGGCCGCTGGCGGCTGGACGGGCGGAATCTCGCCCTGACCAACCTCGACAAGGTGCTGTTCCCGGCCCGCGACGACGAGGCACCGGTGACCAAACGCGACCTGATCCGCTACCACGCGCTGATCGCACCGGTGATGCTGCCCTACCTCGCCGACCGGCCGCTGAATTCGCACCGCTTCCCCAACGGGGTGGACCAACCCGGCTTCTGGCACAAGGAAGTTCCGAGCCATGCCCCCGACTGGCTGCGGCGCTGGCGTTACGAGGACGCCGACTCGGACGACACCCAGTGGTACCTCATCCCCGACAGCGTCCCCGCGCTTGCCTGGCTGGCCAACTACGCGGCGCTGGAGCTGCACGCATGGACCTCCCGCGCATCCGACGTCGAGCACCCGACCTGGGCGCTGTTCGACATCGATCCCGGCAGCAATACGTCGTTCGAGGAGGTGCTGGTCCTGGCCCGCCTGCACCGGACCGCGATGGAGCACCTCGGCGTGACGGCCCGCCCGAAGGTGACCGGGCAGCGCGGCATTCAGATCTGGGTTCCGGTCGAACCGCGCTACACGTACGCGGAAACCCGGGCCTGGGTGGAGAAGGTGTCCAAGGCGGTCGGCAGCACCGTCCCCGAGCTGGTCAGCTGGGCGTGGACGAGGTCCGACCGTCGAGGCCTGGCCCGCCTGGACTACACCCAGAACGTCATCAACAAGACCCTGGTCGCGCCCTACAGCGCCCGGCCCCGACCGGGCGCGCCGGTATCGGTGCCGCTGGAGTGGGACGAACTCGACAACCCGGACCTGGCCCCGGACCGCTGGACGATCCGCACCGTCCTCGACCGGATCGCAACGGTCGGAGATCCCTTCGCGGCCCTGCTCGACGTCGAGCAACGGCTTCCACCTGTCTGA
- a CDS encoding NAD(P)/FAD-dependent oxidoreductase, with amino-acid sequence MAVRIVVVGAGYAGLAAAKLAARWTEAAVTLVNAGDRFVERVRLHQLATGQTLRDLRLADLVERTGVKLVVGRVTAIDAEQRVVRLASSPKVVHYDLLVYALGSAADMESVPGVAEHAYTVATADEALRLRQRLGDSHVVAVVGGGLTGIEAAAELAEAHPGLKVRFVNAGALGAGLSQRGREYLRRTFDRLGVEVREQARVSEVRADGPVLADGEHLAADTVVWTAGFKVPELARAAGFAADDHGRLIVDDMLRSVSHPEVTGVGDAAAVRMRSGQELRMACATGLPSTQHAMRAIADRLAGRTPRPLRFRYLNQCISLGRRDALIQFVHADDSPRESVLTGRKAALYKEAIVRGTVLFERHPVIPTSF; translated from the coding sequence ATGGCGGTTCGGATTGTGGTTGTCGGAGCTGGTTACGCCGGGTTGGCCGCCGCGAAGCTCGCGGCTCGGTGGACCGAGGCCGCAGTGACGTTGGTCAACGCCGGTGATCGGTTCGTCGAGCGGGTGCGGTTGCACCAGCTCGCCACCGGGCAGACCTTGCGCGACCTGCGGTTGGCGGATCTGGTCGAGCGCACCGGCGTGAAGTTGGTCGTCGGCCGGGTGACCGCGATCGACGCCGAGCAGCGGGTGGTGCGGCTCGCGAGCTCGCCCAAGGTCGTGCACTACGACCTGCTGGTCTACGCGTTGGGCAGTGCGGCAGACATGGAGTCGGTGCCCGGCGTGGCGGAGCACGCCTACACCGTGGCCACCGCGGATGAGGCATTGCGGTTGCGTCAGCGCCTCGGCGACAGCCACGTCGTCGCCGTGGTCGGGGGCGGGTTGACCGGCATCGAGGCCGCCGCCGAGCTGGCCGAGGCGCATCCCGGTCTGAAGGTTCGGTTCGTGAACGCGGGAGCGCTCGGCGCCGGGCTTTCCCAGCGCGGCCGGGAATACCTGCGGCGCACCTTCGATCGCCTCGGCGTCGAGGTCCGGGAGCAGGCCCGGGTTTCCGAAGTGCGCGCGGATGGGCCGGTGCTGGCCGACGGCGAGCACCTCGCCGCCGATACGGTGGTGTGGACCGCCGGTTTCAAGGTGCCGGAACTCGCTCGCGCGGCCGGTTTCGCCGCCGACGACCACGGGCGGTTGATCGTGGACGACATGTTGCGATCGGTGTCGCACCCGGAGGTCACCGGGGTCGGCGACGCCGCGGCGGTACGCATGCGGAGCGGGCAGGAACTGCGGATGGCGTGCGCGACGGGGTTGCCCTCGACGCAGCACGCCATGCGTGCGATCGCCGACCGGCTGGCCGGGCGCACGCCGCGGCCATTGCGGTTCCGCTACCTCAACCAGTGCATCAGCCTCGGCAGGCGCGACGCGCTTATCCAGTTCGTGCACGCCGATGACAGCCCGCGAGAATCCGTGCTCACCGGCCGGAAGGCGGCGCTGTACAAGGAAGCCATCGTGCGGGGCACGGTCCTTTTCGAGCGCCATCCGGTCATCCCGACCTCGTTCTAG
- a CDS encoding ammonium transporter, translated as MLTSRIRHVVEEAAIDTGSTAWLLISAALVMLMTPGLALFYGGMVRSRSVLNVMMLTFACLAVVGTLWVLYGYSLTFGDDVFGGLIGGLEHGGLRGLHETTVGPAGQRIPLFAFASFQLMFAVITVALLVGAVAERTRFWPWIVFVAVWVTVVYFPIAHWIFAVDGFTAAESVGGWLVNDLKALDFAGGTAVEINSGAAALALALVVGRRRGWPQHQARPHNLPFVMFGAGLLWFGWFGFNAGSALGANSLAATAFMNTMTAGATAVLGWLLVEQRRDGVPTTLGAASGAVAGLVAITPACGYVEPLGAAAIGVAAGVVCALAVTLKHRFGFDDTLDVVAVHGVGGLVGMLLIGVFATKTVNAAGADGLLYGGGLDQLWRQAVAAGATLLYSLVLTFVIAWAIHKTLGFRVDHDAESTGIDEAEHAERGYDLDSRPGAHPLTDRVQNTLSTKGT; from the coding sequence ATGCTGACCAGCCGAATCCGCCATGTAGTGGAGGAGGCCGCCATCGATACCGGAAGCACCGCCTGGCTGCTGATCAGCGCCGCGCTGGTCATGCTCATGACACCGGGCCTGGCCTTGTTCTACGGGGGAATGGTGCGCTCCCGGAGCGTGCTCAACGTGATGATGTTGACCTTCGCCTGCCTGGCCGTGGTCGGCACGCTATGGGTGCTCTACGGCTACTCCCTGACCTTCGGCGACGACGTGTTCGGCGGGTTGATCGGCGGACTCGAACACGGCGGCCTGCGCGGATTGCACGAGACCACGGTCGGGCCCGCAGGGCAGCGGATCCCGTTGTTCGCGTTCGCTTCCTTCCAGCTGATGTTCGCCGTGATCACGGTGGCACTGCTGGTGGGCGCGGTCGCCGAACGCACCCGGTTCTGGCCGTGGATCGTGTTCGTGGCCGTGTGGGTCACCGTCGTCTACTTCCCGATCGCCCACTGGATCTTCGCCGTCGACGGCTTCACCGCGGCCGAATCCGTCGGCGGCTGGCTGGTCAACGACCTGAAGGCGCTGGACTTCGCCGGTGGGACCGCGGTCGAGATCAACTCGGGTGCCGCGGCGCTAGCGCTCGCCTTGGTCGTCGGGCGGCGTCGCGGCTGGCCGCAGCACCAAGCGCGCCCGCACAACCTGCCGTTCGTGATGTTCGGCGCGGGATTGCTCTGGTTCGGTTGGTTCGGCTTCAACGCCGGGTCCGCGCTCGGCGCGAATTCGCTGGCCGCGACGGCGTTCATGAACACGATGACCGCGGGCGCGACCGCCGTGCTGGGCTGGCTGCTGGTCGAACAGCGTCGCGACGGCGTGCCCACGACTCTCGGCGCGGCCTCCGGCGCGGTGGCGGGCCTGGTCGCGATCACCCCCGCCTGCGGCTACGTCGAACCGCTCGGCGCCGCGGCGATCGGCGTGGCCGCCGGGGTGGTGTGTGCCCTGGCGGTCACGCTCAAGCACCGGTTCGGCTTCGACGACACCCTGGACGTGGTCGCGGTGCACGGTGTTGGCGGCCTGGTCGGAATGCTGCTCATCGGCGTGTTCGCCACCAAGACCGTGAACGCGGCCGGCGCCGACGGGCTGCTCTACGGCGGCGGCCTGGACCAGTTGTGGCGACAGGCGGTGGCGGCAGGCGCCACCCTGCTGTACTCGTTGGTGCTCACGTTCGTGATCGCCTGGGCCATCCACAAGACCCTGGGCTTCCGGGTCGACCACGACGCCGAGTCGACCGGCATCGACGAAGCCGAACACGCCGAACGCGGCTACGACCTCGACTCCCGTCCCGGTGCACACCCGCTCACCGACCGAGTCCAGAACACCTTGTCCACCAAGGGAACCTGA
- a CDS encoding lipoate--protein ligase family protein — protein MELFRGALGADSDQALEVAVAHAMLRRISRGESGPALRVYRPQTRVVAFGRRDTLLPGFPDAVRAVRQAGFTPVLRAPGGRAVAYTEHSLVVDHVGPDPGYLAGMDERFVGYAELWAEVLRGHGVGAQVGAVPGEYCPGAHSVNARGRVKLVGTAQRMVRGAWLFSAVAIFDDAEVLRPLLTDVYRHLGLPFDDDSVGSVVAESPGVSLDDFEAEVLAAYDERFGLVPTPLSDDLLDRARDLAGDHRIADCAPTGR, from the coding sequence GTGGAGCTCTTTCGCGGCGCGCTCGGGGCGGATTCGGACCAGGCGCTGGAAGTCGCGGTCGCGCATGCGATGTTGCGCCGCATCAGCCGCGGTGAGTCGGGCCCGGCCCTGCGGGTGTACCGGCCGCAAACCCGGGTCGTCGCCTTCGGCCGACGGGACACGCTGCTGCCTGGTTTCCCCGACGCGGTCCGCGCCGTTCGGCAGGCCGGGTTCACTCCGGTGTTGCGTGCCCCGGGCGGCAGGGCGGTTGCCTACACCGAGCATTCGCTCGTGGTCGACCACGTCGGGCCCGATCCCGGTTACCTGGCAGGCATGGATGAGCGTTTCGTCGGCTACGCCGAGCTGTGGGCCGAAGTGCTGCGTGGGCACGGCGTCGGCGCGCAGGTCGGCGCGGTTCCCGGCGAATACTGCCCGGGTGCGCACAGCGTGAACGCCCGGGGCCGGGTGAAGCTGGTCGGCACCGCGCAGCGGATGGTGCGTGGCGCCTGGCTGTTCAGCGCGGTGGCGATCTTCGATGACGCCGAGGTGCTGCGGCCGCTGCTGACCGACGTCTACCGGCACCTCGGGTTGCCCTTCGACGACGATTCGGTGGGCTCGGTGGTCGCGGAGTCGCCGGGCGTTTCCCTCGACGACTTCGAGGCCGAGGTCCTCGCCGCCTACGACGAACGCTTCGGCCTGGTCCCCACGCCACTGTCCGACGATCTTCTCGACAGGGCCCGCGATCTGGCCGGTGACCATCGGATCGCGGATTGCGCACCGACCGGTCGCTGA
- a CDS encoding anti-sigma factor family protein: MSERIQPGTDPFTTFDAAYILGALSPEDRAAFEAHLTTCDSCADSVRLLAGLPGLLTQVGEHQVDPEPAPPDQLSKLMTVVRRTRRRRLLVTASAALAGLAACAALLFALQPSDRPAGTEMTALGAYPVQANVNLSDVPAGTRVDMSCRYGGSKGGDYVLIAVRRDGGTAELATWYAMPENTAQLAMTTPLRRTEIHSLELRVPRGPTLMRLVVNE, encoded by the coding sequence GTGAGCGAGCGCATCCAGCCGGGAACAGATCCGTTCACGACCTTCGACGCCGCGTACATCCTCGGCGCGCTGTCCCCGGAGGACCGGGCGGCCTTCGAGGCCCACTTGACCACCTGTGATTCCTGCGCCGATTCCGTTCGCCTGCTGGCCGGGCTTCCGGGCTTGCTCACCCAGGTCGGCGAGCACCAAGTCGATCCCGAACCCGCGCCGCCGGACCAGCTGTCGAAGCTGATGACCGTCGTCCGACGCACCCGGCGCCGTCGGCTGCTCGTCACCGCCTCCGCGGCGTTGGCCGGCTTAGCGGCCTGTGCGGCGCTGTTGTTCGCCTTGCAGCCGAGCGACCGCCCGGCGGGCACCGAAATGACCGCTCTTGGCGCCTACCCGGTGCAGGCCAACGTCAACCTCAGCGATGTGCCCGCCGGCACGCGAGTGGACATGTCCTGCCGCTACGGCGGTAGCAAGGGCGGCGACTACGTGCTGATCGCGGTCCGGCGAGACGGTGGCACCGCGGAACTGGCGACGTGGTACGCGATGCCGGAGAACACGGCGCAACTCGCGATGACGACTCCGTTGCGCCGCACCGAGATCCACTCCCTGGAACTCCGCGTACCACGCGGACCGACGCTGATGCGTCTGGTGGTGAACGAATGA
- a CDS encoding sigma-70 family RNA polymerase sigma factor gives MRALHDEHASALWSYALQLTSGDRARAEDVVQETLLRAWRHPKVLDQSQRSARAWLFTVARRIAIDDWRSAASRPEVVTDVPPELAITDETERAVQGWLVADALAELSARHREVLALCFYQGMSVTDAAQRLGVPEGTIKSRTHYALRALRLALEERGVTR, from the coding sequence ATGCGCGCACTGCACGATGAGCACGCGTCTGCCCTGTGGTCCTACGCGCTGCAACTGACCAGCGGCGACCGAGCACGTGCCGAGGACGTAGTGCAGGAAACGCTGCTGCGGGCTTGGCGGCATCCGAAGGTGCTAGACCAGTCCCAGCGATCCGCCCGCGCGTGGCTGTTCACGGTCGCACGGCGGATCGCCATCGACGACTGGCGCTCGGCGGCAAGCCGCCCGGAGGTGGTCACCGATGTGCCGCCGGAACTCGCGATCACCGACGAAACGGAACGGGCCGTGCAGGGCTGGCTGGTCGCCGACGCGCTCGCCGAGTTATCCGCGCGGCACCGCGAGGTGCTCGCACTGTGCTTCTACCAGGGCATGTCGGTAACCGATGCGGCACAACGGCTCGGAGTGCCGGAGGGGACGATCAAATCCCGGACCCATTACGCGTTGCGCGCGCTGCGCCTGGCACTGGAGGAAAGGGGCGTGACCCGGTGA
- a CDS encoding Rieske (2Fe-2S) protein: MTAEKHTRRSVLVTGGAVAGATVGTGALAACGSGTSATPPAGSASSDPGTLPAGQRLAALSAVPVGEAVAVNTPDGKQAIVARPDDTKVVCFNAACTHKGCPVTPAGAELRCPCHGSLFDAFTGAVKRGPAETSLAAIPVKVENDQIVSG; encoded by the coding sequence ATGACTGCCGAAAAGCACACCCGCCGATCCGTCCTCGTCACCGGCGGTGCCGTTGCCGGTGCCACCGTGGGAACGGGCGCTCTGGCCGCCTGCGGCAGCGGCACTTCCGCGACCCCTCCCGCCGGCTCCGCATCGAGCGACCCCGGAACCCTGCCCGCCGGTCAGCGCCTTGCCGCGCTCAGCGCGGTACCGGTCGGAGAGGCGGTCGCGGTCAATACGCCGGATGGAAAGCAAGCGATCGTCGCCCGCCCCGACGACACCAAGGTTGTCTGTTTCAATGCGGCCTGCACGCACAAGGGCTGTCCGGTGACGCCTGCGGGCGCTGAGCTGCGCTGTCCCTGCCACGGCTCGCTGTTCGACGCGTTCACCGGAGCGGTGAAGCGCGGACCCGCCGAGACGTCGCTGGCCGCCATCCCGGTGAAGGTCGAGAACGACCAGATCGTCTCCGGTTGA
- a CDS encoding heavy-metal-associated domain-containing protein, translating into MSELIYHVTGMTCEHCVLSVTEEVGAIGGVTDVKVDLPTGAVTVISSKEIGVDQVRAAVEEAGYQLAS; encoded by the coding sequence ATGAGCGAGTTGATTTACCACGTCACCGGCATGACCTGCGAGCACTGCGTGCTGTCAGTGACCGAAGAGGTCGGCGCGATCGGCGGGGTGACCGACGTCAAGGTCGACCTGCCGACCGGTGCGGTCACCGTGATCAGCAGCAAGGAGATCGGCGTGGACCAGGTCCGGGCCGCCGTCGAAGAGGCCGGGTACCAGCTCGCCTCCTGA